One window of Papaver somniferum cultivar HN1 chromosome 9, ASM357369v1, whole genome shotgun sequence genomic DNA carries:
- the LOC113312363 gene encoding uncharacterized protein LOC113312363: MKGEHDVDLFPEEEVFTPVDPSKMEVKIRFANKEAFKKHLRGYCVLNKCQYILDRSAPSRIKAECRFKTEHDCPWFVYASKKEGEKTFVLRKMKNKPKKVVPDPYKIKEDFLAEKRVNIPYQCAWKASNLVLESLYGNYKESYNEVPAFCKMFTKCNDGSVAKFTFDTVNNTFESMTLSFEPAMRGWRKACRGVIGLDACHLTGEYGGVLMAATALDGQNGLVMLGIMVCRAETKENWIIFLKHLKDAILAHPVKVAFISDRQKGLLEAVGIVFPGHHHRYCWRHLYKNFKKDYKGLELYSSLWNAAKAYKEKHFQEHFDNIVKQSAAAGAYLRGLNLHHG; this comes from the exons ATGAAGGGTGAGCATGATGTAGATCTTTTccctgaagaagaagtttttactCCAGTAGATCCTAGCAAAATGGAGGTAAAAATTAGATTTGCAAATAAGGAAGCATTTAAGAAACATCTCAGGGGTTATTGTGTTCTTAATAAGTGTCAATATATTTTGGATAGAAGTGCTCCCTCTAGAATTAAGGCTGAGTGTAGGTTTAAAACAGAACATGATTGTCCTTGGTTTGTGTATGCTAGCAAGAAAGAGGGTGAGAAGACTTTTGTTCTTAGGAAA ATGAAGAATAAGCCTAAAAAAGTTGTTCCAGACCCTTATAAAATCAAGGAAGACTTTTTAGCTGAAAAGAGAGTAAATATACCATATCAGTGTGCATGGAAGGCTAGTAATCTAGTTTTAGAGTCATTATATGGGAACTATAAAGAAAGTTACAATGAAGTACCAGCATTCTGCAAGATGTTTACAAAATGCAATGATGGGTCTGTTGCTAAGTTCACTTTTGACACAGTGAATAACACCTTTGAAAGCATGACACTCTCATTTGAACCTGCAATGAGGGGTTGGCGAAAAGCATGCAGGGGAGTTATAGGGCTTGATGCCTGCCATCTAACAGGGGAATATGGGGGAGTATTGATGGCTGCAACTGCACTTGATGGACAGAATGGGTTAGTAATGTTAGGAATTATGGTATGCAGAGCTGAAACAAAGGAAaattggatcatttttttgaagcatttgaagGATGCAATATTAGCACATCCAGTGAAAGTGGCTTTCATTTCAGATAGGCAAAAAGGTTTATTGGAAGCTGTTGGTATAGTGTTCCCTGGCCATCACCACAGATACTGTTGGAG ACATTTATACAAAAATTTCAAGAAGGATTACAAGGGTCTTGAATTATACAGTTCTTTATGGAATGCAGCAAAAGCATACAAAGAAAAGCATTTTCAG GAACATTTTGACAATATTGTGAAACAGAGTGCTGCAGCTGGTGCTTATCTCA GAGGACTGAATCTGCATCATGGGTAG